A single region of the Pseudomonas mandelii genome encodes:
- a CDS encoding amino acid ABC transporter ATP-binding protein, whose product MISITGLNKWYGNFHALRDVDLNVATGEILVVCGPSGSGKSTMIRCINHLENFQKGHIQVNGITLTSEAESVSAVRSEIGMVFQSFNLFPHLSVMDNLTLAPQLVQGVSATEAKKRAQVYLERVRIAEHAHKYPSQLSGGQQQRVAIARALCMNPKVMLFDEPTSALDPEMVHEVLDVMGELATDGMTMICVTHEMGFASKVADRVLFMDQGQVIEQATPAEFFKNPQTERAQKFLSQIIGH is encoded by the coding sequence ATGATTTCAATCACCGGCCTGAACAAGTGGTACGGCAACTTTCACGCCCTGCGCGACGTCGACCTGAACGTCGCCACTGGCGAAATCCTGGTGGTGTGCGGCCCGTCGGGTTCGGGCAAATCGACAATGATTCGCTGCATCAACCACCTGGAAAATTTCCAGAAGGGCCACATTCAGGTCAACGGCATTACGCTCACCAGTGAAGCGGAAAGTGTCAGCGCCGTGCGCAGCGAAATCGGCATGGTGTTCCAAAGCTTCAACCTGTTCCCGCACTTGAGCGTGATGGACAACCTGACTCTGGCCCCACAACTGGTGCAAGGCGTGTCGGCCACCGAGGCGAAAAAACGCGCGCAGGTCTATCTGGAGCGGGTGCGGATTGCCGAGCATGCCCACAAATATCCGTCGCAACTGTCCGGCGGCCAGCAGCAGCGCGTGGCCATTGCCCGGGCGCTGTGCATGAACCCCAAAGTGATGCTGTTCGATGAACCAACCTCGGCGCTGGACCCGGAAATGGTCCACGAGGTGCTGGACGTGATGGGCGAGCTGGCCACCGACGGCATGACGATGATTTGCGTGACCCACGAAATGGGCTTTGCCAGCAAGGTCGCCGACCGAGTGCTGTTCATGGATCAGGGCCAGGTGATCGAACAAGCCACCCCGGCCGAGTTTTTCAAAAACCCGCAGACCGAACGCGCACAGAAATTCCTGTCGCAGATCATCGGGCACTGA
- a CDS encoding transporter substrate-binding domain-containing protein has protein sequence MLSKKPAITLAAALSLLFVGAANAGAVLDKIESSKTLTVATSATWPPQGFINDKNEIDGFDIDVSKEIAKRLGVEAKFITPDWDVITAGKWNGRWDVSVGSMTATKSRARILDFPGTYYYVPYVFAVHNKSTVTDHKALNGKTIGVEGGTTSEDYFSQALAIETTDVPPVVYDVKTEKMKTYAGSVGPLDDLRLGDGARLDAILTQRSTLDAAVKKGYPLRAVDNGVVFYEPLAVATDKGDPELKAKLSEIIGAMHKDGTLTKLSDKWYGVDYSTIK, from the coding sequence ATGCTCAGTAAAAAACCCGCAATCACCCTTGCTGCCGCCTTGTCACTGTTGTTCGTCGGCGCCGCGAACGCCGGTGCCGTTCTGGACAAGATCGAAAGCAGCAAGACGTTGACCGTCGCCACCTCGGCGACCTGGCCCCCGCAGGGGTTCATCAACGACAAGAATGAAATCGACGGTTTTGATATCGACGTGTCCAAGGAGATCGCCAAGCGTCTCGGCGTCGAGGCCAAATTCATCACGCCCGACTGGGATGTGATTACCGCCGGCAAGTGGAATGGCCGCTGGGACGTGTCCGTCGGCTCGATGACCGCCACCAAGAGCCGTGCGCGGATTCTCGACTTTCCCGGCACCTACTACTACGTGCCCTACGTGTTTGCGGTGCACAACAAATCCACGGTCACCGACCACAAGGCGTTGAATGGCAAAACCATCGGCGTCGAAGGCGGCACGACGTCCGAGGACTATTTCAGCCAGGCACTGGCCATCGAAACCACTGACGTGCCACCCGTCGTCTACGACGTTAAAACCGAAAAAATGAAGACCTACGCCGGCTCCGTCGGACCGCTGGACGATCTGCGCCTGGGCGACGGTGCTCGACTCGACGCCATCCTCACCCAACGCAGCACGCTGGATGCGGCCGTCAAGAAGGGTTACCCATTACGCGCTGTCGACAACGGCGTGGTGTTCTACGAACCGTTGGCCGTTGCCACCGACAAGGGGGACCCGGAGCTGAAGGCGAAACTGAGTGAAATCATCGGCGCAATGCACAAGGACGGCACGCTGACCAAACTGTCGGACAAGTGGTACGGCGTCGACTACTCGACCATCAAGTAA